A DNA window from Leptolyngbya subtilissima AS-A7 contains the following coding sequences:
- a CDS encoding alpha/beta hydrolase yields the protein MVVWQLVDWAIAALAAIALFLSLWIVVPAPTFSLLPLGVGAPEVSPFLLLGQGILLALALVLRRAKVGDRGRSRNSVRFLTLGFSATGLVLSSLPLLQLPATVQQAEAQMQKALGANYSSQIPAQVRPLLRSRPFILRDLIQGLPEPAIESQRQTVLTPDGATLALDIYQSPQSPTQPDLHPAIVTIYGGAWQRGEPAATTRFSAYMAAQGYTVVAIDYRHAPEYRFPTQLEDVQTALEWVGDRAPDYGIDLNRIALVGWSAGAHLAMLAAFAPDGLPVQAVVNYYGPVNLSDGYYDPPVPDPIDTRAVLETFLGGSPKQFPALYQQASPIFSVKPGLPPTLLIYGQRDHVVKPSYGRQLYEKLQASGNVTAWIALPWAEHSFDAVFRGPSNQIALYYTERFLAWALRPNP from the coding sequence ATGGTAGTTTGGCAACTGGTCGATTGGGCGATCGCAGCTCTAGCCGCGATCGCCCTGTTTCTAAGCCTCTGGATTGTCGTTCCCGCACCAACCTTCTCCCTGTTGCCCTTAGGCGTGGGGGCTCCAGAGGTCAGCCCATTTCTGTTGCTGGGTCAGGGGATATTGCTGGCGCTGGCTTTGGTGCTGCGGAGGGCGAAAGTAGGCGATCGGGGGCGATCGCGCAATTCTGTGCGGTTCCTAACCTTAGGATTCAGTGCTACCGGCCTGGTGCTAAGTAGCCTGCCGCTGCTGCAACTGCCTGCCACGGTGCAGCAGGCAGAAGCCCAAATGCAAAAGGCATTAGGAGCAAACTACAGCAGCCAAATTCCGGCTCAGGTACGGCCCTTGCTGCGATCGCGCCCCTTCATCCTGAGGGATTTAATTCAGGGGCTGCCAGAGCCTGCCATCGAGTCACAGCGCCAGACCGTCTTAACCCCGGACGGCGCCACTTTGGCATTGGACATTTACCAGTCGCCCCAATCTCCCACTCAGCCGGATCTGCACCCTGCCATCGTCACCATCTACGGCGGCGCTTGGCAACGTGGAGAACCCGCTGCAACGACCCGGTTTAGCGCCTATATGGCGGCCCAGGGCTATACGGTCGTGGCCATCGACTATCGCCACGCACCTGAGTACCGCTTCCCAACCCAGCTTGAGGATGTGCAAACAGCTCTGGAATGGGTGGGCGATCGCGCCCCAGACTATGGCATTGACCTCAACCGCATTGCCCTGGTGGGATGGTCTGCTGGAGCCCATCTGGCCATGCTAGCCGCCTTTGCACCTGACGGACTTCCCGTTCAAGCGGTGGTTAACTACTACGGTCCAGTCAATCTATCGGATGGCTACTACGACCCACCAGTGCCCGACCCCATTGATACCCGCGCCGTCTTAGAAACTTTTTTGGGTGGCTCCCCAAAGCAGTTCCCCGCGCTTTACCAGCAGGCCTCACCGATATTCTCCGTCAAGCCGGGGCTACCGCCAACGCTATTAATCTACGGTCAGCGCGACCATGTGGTGAAACCTAGCTATGGTCGGCAGCTGTACGAAAAACTGCAAGCCAGCGGTAACGTGACGGCGTGGATTGCCCTACCTTGGGCCGAACATTCCTTTGATGCCGTGTTTCGCGGCCCCAGCAACCAAATTGCTCTGTATTACACCGAGCGGTTTTTGGCTTGGGCGCTGCGTCCCAACCCCTAG
- a CDS encoding glycosyltransferase family 2 protein yields MHQIGVVTIGRNEGERLVRCLRSLQDNVPSGSPIVYVDSGSTDGSVAKAREMGIHVVELDMSVPFTMARGRNTGFQYLVEHFSQLTYVQFIDGDCELLPNWIEAAVGALESNTTLAIVCGRRRERFPDASPYNRLADIEWNTPVGETRACGGDMLARVEAIKAVGGYNPTMICGEEPEMCIRLRRKGWRIERIDADMTLHDAAMTRFGQWWKRSIRGGWAVAEGKAMYGQPPESYMVKEDKSGWLWGATVPALAVGLAWPTHGLSLLLLLGYPVLGWKIYKYRHSQGDEARNARLYAFFCTVSKLPQVLGQSRYWLNRWRKKPATLIEYKPVPMTGSGS; encoded by the coding sequence ATGCATCAAATTGGCGTTGTGACGATTGGCCGCAATGAAGGTGAGCGCCTAGTTCGCTGTCTCAGGTCTCTACAGGACAACGTGCCGTCGGGCAGTCCCATTGTCTATGTAGACTCAGGCTCTACCGATGGCAGCGTTGCTAAAGCCCGCGAAATGGGTATTCATGTTGTCGAGCTCGATATGTCTGTGCCGTTCACCATGGCACGGGGGCGCAACACAGGTTTTCAATACTTAGTCGAGCACTTTTCCCAGCTTACCTACGTACAGTTTATCGACGGCGATTGCGAGCTCCTGCCCAACTGGATAGAGGCAGCTGTGGGGGCCCTAGAGAGCAACACTACCCTCGCCATTGTCTGTGGGCGACGACGCGAGCGCTTTCCTGACGCCTCTCCCTACAACCGCTTGGCTGACATAGAGTGGAACACACCCGTGGGTGAGACCCGAGCCTGTGGCGGCGACATGCTGGCTCGCGTAGAGGCCATTAAAGCGGTGGGCGGCTACAACCCTACAATGATCTGCGGGGAAGAGCCGGAGATGTGTATTCGTCTCAGGCGGAAAGGCTGGAGAATAGAGCGTATTGACGCCGATATGACCCTACACGATGCAGCTATGACTCGTTTTGGTCAGTGGTGGAAGCGATCGATTCGTGGGGGCTGGGCCGTTGCAGAAGGAAAAGCCATGTACGGTCAACCACCTGAGTCATACATGGTCAAGGAAGACAAAAGCGGCTGGCTGTGGGGGGCAACAGTTCCGGCTCTGGCCGTTGGCCTAGCCTGGCCTACGCACGGGCTAAGTCTCTTGCTGCTGCTAGGCTACCCGGTCTTGGGATGGAAGATTTACAAATATCGCCACAGTCAAGGCGACGAGGCTAGAAACGCTCGGTTGTATGCATTTTTTTGTACGGTCTCAAAACTCCCTCAGGTGCTTGGGCAAAGCCGATATTGGCTCAACCGCTGGCGCAAAAAGCCGGCTACGCTGATTGAGTATAAGCCTGTTCCAATGACAGGCTCAGGGTCTTAA
- a CDS encoding glycosyltransferase yields the protein MRIAYFTGTYPRATDTFIQREVVGLRDLGLEVFTFAVRRPGDENIVGPEQAAERSQTRYLLPFNLGLLIKAHLTLLLANPSRYFSSVKLAWATSQPGLKGFLYQVIYFLEAGILAHLITTQNITHLHNHIASSSCTVAMLAAELGGFTFSFTMHGPHIFFEPYRWRVDEKIKHAKFVACISHFCRSQGMIFSRPDQWDKLKIVHCGVDPSLFETVTHQGIGKRLLYVGRLAAEKGLPVLLEGLTELISIEPDVILTVVGDGADRLLLEQQVSDLGLQNHVRFLGYQSQSAVREHLKNTDIFVLPSFAEGIPVVLMEAMAAGVAVVATQVAGVSELVHLGVNGYVVPPGDRQALAECISFLMKDADTRNRLGAAARTKVEQEFNALTEVEKLYKLFAGEAYQPVASVDADTSVVI from the coding sequence ATGCGTATTGCCTACTTTACCGGTACCTATCCTAGAGCCACAGACACGTTTATTCAGCGTGAGGTTGTAGGGCTTAGAGACTTGGGATTAGAAGTCTTCACCTTTGCGGTACGCCGCCCCGGAGATGAGAATATTGTAGGCCCTGAGCAAGCTGCGGAGCGATCGCAAACCCGTTACCTACTACCGTTCAACCTAGGTCTGCTGATCAAGGCCCATCTAACATTGCTGCTGGCTAATCCGAGCCGCTACTTCAGCAGCGTCAAGCTGGCTTGGGCCACGAGCCAGCCTGGGCTAAAGGGCTTTCTCTACCAGGTAATTTACTTTTTAGAGGCAGGCATCCTAGCTCACCTGATTACGACCCAAAATATTACCCATCTGCATAATCACATTGCTAGCTCTAGCTGCACGGTAGCGATGTTGGCCGCCGAATTGGGTGGGTTTACCTTTAGCTTTACTATGCATGGCCCCCACATCTTTTTCGAGCCCTACCGATGGCGGGTGGATGAAAAGATTAAGCACGCTAAATTCGTGGCCTGTATTAGTCACTTCTGCCGTAGCCAAGGCATGATTTTTTCACGCCCTGATCAGTGGGACAAGCTGAAAATTGTGCACTGCGGGGTTGACCCCAGTTTGTTTGAAACGGTGACTCATCAAGGGATAGGCAAACGTCTGCTCTATGTGGGTAGATTAGCGGCTGAAAAAGGTTTGCCGGTTTTGCTAGAAGGGTTGACAGAGCTGATCAGCATTGAACCTGACGTGATTTTAACTGTCGTTGGTGACGGTGCCGATCGCCTGCTATTGGAGCAGCAGGTGAGCGACTTAGGGTTACAGAACCACGTGCGCTTCTTAGGTTATCAATCTCAGTCGGCGGTAAGAGAGCATCTCAAGAACACTGACATATTTGTGCTGCCCAGCTTTGCTGAGGGCATCCCCGTTGTGTTGATGGAAGCGATGGCGGCGGGCGTTGCGGTTGTTGCTACCCAGGTTGCTGGAGTGAGTGAACTAGTGCATTTAGGGGTAAATGGCTACGTGGTACCGCCGGGCGATCGTCAAGCTCTGGCAGAATGCATTAGTTTTCTGATGAAGGATGCCGACACCCGAAATCGTCTAGGCGCTGCAGCTAGAACTAAGGTCGAGCAGGAGTTTAACGCTTTGACAGAAGTTGAGAAACTCTACAAACTCTTTGCTGGAGAAGCTTACCAGCCAGTAGCGTCGGTTGATGCGGACACCAGCGTTGTTATCTAA
- a CDS encoding ABC transporter permease, with translation MTWWRKLRTNRLAQLGAILLIALYAVALGADFFAPYSPYESQLNGSLLPPTQVYWRDGETGRFFPHVYPTTQGPVDINTGERKIVVDRTQPSALRIFHRNDKGRLTLFDTAGPARINLLGTDEQARDQFSRLIHGSRVSLSVGLIGIAISFPLGMLVGGMAGYFGGAVDAVLMRLVEVLMTIPSIYLLVALAAVLPAGISSTQRFLLIVLITSLVGWAGLARVIRGQVLSIKEQEFVQASRVMGGRSLYIITRHILPQTATYGIIAATLAIPGFILAEAVLSFIGLGIQQPDASWGNMLTLATNASILVLQPWLVWPPAILIVVTSLAFNLLGDGLRDALDPRTLKQ, from the coding sequence ATGACCTGGTGGCGCAAGCTTAGAACGAATCGTCTGGCCCAGCTCGGGGCGATCCTACTGATCGCCCTATATGCCGTGGCGTTGGGGGCCGACTTTTTTGCCCCCTACAGTCCCTACGAGTCTCAGCTCAATGGGTCACTGCTGCCACCCACCCAGGTGTACTGGCGCGACGGGGAAACGGGGCGGTTCTTTCCCCATGTTTACCCCACCACCCAAGGGCCAGTAGACATCAACACAGGGGAACGCAAGATTGTCGTCGATCGCACCCAGCCCTCTGCCCTGCGGATTTTTCACCGCAATGATAAGGGACGACTGACCTTGTTTGACACCGCTGGCCCCGCCCGCATTAATCTGCTGGGCACCGATGAGCAGGCCCGTGACCAATTCAGTCGGCTGATCCACGGCAGCCGGGTTAGCCTCAGCGTAGGGCTAATCGGTATCGCCATCTCCTTCCCGTTGGGCATGCTGGTGGGTGGCATGGCCGGGTATTTTGGCGGCGCGGTCGATGCCGTGCTGATGCGCCTGGTGGAGGTGTTGATGACCATCCCCAGCATCTATCTGCTAGTGGCCCTAGCGGCGGTGCTGCCGGCGGGCATCTCCAGCACCCAGCGCTTCTTGCTGATTGTGCTAATTACGTCGCTGGTGGGCTGGGCTGGGCTAGCACGGGTAATTCGCGGCCAGGTGCTGTCGATCAAAGAGCAGGAGTTTGTGCAGGCTAGCCGGGTCATGGGTGGGCGATCGCTCTACATCATCACTCGCCACATTCTGCCCCAAACCGCTACCTACGGCATTATTGCCGCCACCTTGGCGATTCCCGGCTTTATTTTGGCAGAGGCGGTGCTGAGCTTTATTGGCTTAGGTATTCAGCAGCCCGACGCCTCCTGGGGCAATATGCTTACCCTGGCTACCAATGCATCCATTCTCGTTCTCCAGCCCTGGCTGGTGTGGCCTCCAGCCATTCTGATTGTGGTAACGTCTTTGGCATTCAACCTGTTAGGCGATGGTCTCCGCGATGCCCTAGATCCTCGAACGTTGAAGCAGTAA
- a CDS encoding Zn-dependent hydrolase, whose protein sequence is MTRLQTLSINGKRLNQSIDDLAQIGQLSNGGICRLAFSSEDIQGRELVRRWMVEAGLSTCIDTAGNLIGRRNGRTNAPAIATGSHIDTVPCGGKFDGNLGVLAGIEVARALQENNITLDHPFEVIVFADEEDTMVGGRAMAGTASLEAADYHRKDGRPIDECVNAAGGNWDQLSLSQRTRDDICAFVELHVEQGGVLETAHKQIGVVQGIVGMQRYQIHITGRPNHAGTTPMDQRQDALVAAAQVVLVVNRLGKRPPAQQVATVGALQVWPNADNIVPGQVQCSIDVRDLNQYVINDLIDDLKEELRLIAQNTGTQIEIVPQLNVAPSPAADHIQAVIAKASSNLGLSHMPLPSRAGHDALEMGRFTDMGMIFVPSAGGFSHSEVEYTAPEECINGANVLLETVLRLDRHYR, encoded by the coding sequence ATGACTCGTTTACAAACCCTTAGCATCAACGGCAAACGACTCAATCAAAGCATTGACGATCTAGCCCAAATTGGGCAGCTCAGCAACGGCGGCATTTGTCGGCTGGCCTTTAGCTCAGAAGATATTCAAGGCCGCGAGCTGGTACGACGATGGATGGTAGAAGCAGGTTTAAGTACCTGTATTGACACCGCTGGTAACCTGATTGGTCGCCGCAATGGTCGCACCAACGCCCCAGCGATCGCCACTGGCTCCCATATCGACACAGTGCCCTGTGGCGGCAAATTTGACGGCAACCTGGGTGTACTAGCGGGTATTGAAGTAGCCCGCGCCCTTCAAGAAAACAACATCACCCTCGATCACCCCTTTGAGGTGATTGTGTTTGCCGACGAAGAAGACACTATGGTTGGCGGGCGTGCCATGGCCGGCACCGCCTCGCTCGAGGCTGCCGACTACCACCGCAAAGATGGTCGCCCCATTGATGAGTGCGTCAACGCCGCCGGAGGAAATTGGGATCAGCTTTCTCTCTCTCAGCGCACTCGTGATGATATCTGTGCCTTTGTCGAACTTCATGTTGAGCAGGGAGGAGTGTTAGAAACAGCTCACAAACAAATTGGCGTGGTGCAGGGCATAGTGGGTATGCAGCGCTACCAAATCCACATCACTGGGCGGCCCAACCACGCTGGTACCACCCCCATGGATCAGCGTCAGGATGCTCTAGTAGCAGCAGCTCAGGTAGTTCTGGTAGTAAACCGTTTGGGCAAGCGCCCTCCCGCCCAGCAGGTGGCCACGGTGGGTGCTCTGCAAGTGTGGCCCAACGCTGACAACATTGTGCCGGGGCAAGTACAGTGCAGTATCGACGTGCGCGACCTGAATCAGTACGTCATCAACGATCTGATTGACGATCTGAAAGAAGAATTGCGGTTGATTGCTCAAAACACTGGCACTCAAATCGAGATTGTGCCCCAGCTCAATGTAGCCCCCAGTCCAGCGGCTGACCATATTCAAGCCGTTATTGCTAAGGCGAGCAGCAACTTGGGGTTGAGCCACATGCCGCTGCCTAGCCGGGCTGGACACGATGCCCTTGAAATGGGTCGCTTTACCGACATGGGCATGATTTTTGTGCCAAGTGCAGGCGGATTCAGCCACTCTGAGGTGGAGTACACCGCCCCCGAAGAGTGCATCAACGGAGCCAACGTGCTACTAGAAACGGTGCTGCGGTTGGATCGCCACTATCGCTAA
- a CDS encoding phosphodiesterase encodes MTLIAQISDLHVQSAGALAYGVVDTNSLVQAAIAHLNQLNPQPDLVVATGDLVQQGTVADYQQLRELLANLRAPIYLMPGNHDQGANLQQAFADHRYLSSSMDHLSYVVDDYPIRLIMLDNTLPGEKSGKLDAQRLAWLETQLIRAPKTPTLLFMHHPPFITGIPWMDRRRLEGRDALAALIAQHSQVERVSCGHLHRVMYCRWAGTIASTQPSLVHQGFLDLQPDAVSQFVMEPPAYQLHMWGNGSLVSHTVFVGNFDGPYRFSDGQKTTEPTHSTRTISVPPKRL; translated from the coding sequence ATGACACTGATTGCTCAAATTAGCGATTTGCATGTGCAGTCGGCAGGCGCACTGGCCTACGGCGTTGTGGATACTAACTCACTGGTGCAGGCTGCGATCGCCCATCTCAACCAGCTGAACCCCCAGCCTGATTTGGTCGTTGCTACAGGCGATTTAGTCCAGCAGGGCACTGTGGCCGACTATCAACAGTTGAGAGAGCTGCTGGCAAACCTACGCGCTCCAATTTATCTAATGCCTGGAAACCATGATCAGGGGGCAAACCTGCAGCAGGCATTTGCTGATCATCGCTATCTGTCTAGCTCTATGGATCATCTGAGCTATGTCGTAGACGATTATCCAATCCGCCTGATTATGCTAGACAACACCCTGCCTGGGGAAAAGTCGGGCAAACTGGATGCTCAGCGGCTAGCGTGGCTAGAGACCCAACTGATAAGAGCCCCTAAGACCCCCACCTTGCTCTTCATGCATCACCCCCCGTTTATAACCGGCATTCCCTGGATGGATCGACGTAGGTTAGAAGGCCGCGATGCTTTAGCCGCCTTGATTGCCCAACACAGCCAGGTTGAGCGGGTTAGCTGTGGCCACCTGCATCGGGTGATGTATTGTCGCTGGGCTGGCACTATCGCTAGCACCCAGCCCAGTCTGGTTCATCAGGGTTTCCTAGATCTACAGCCCGATGCAGTCAGCCAGTTTGTCATGGAACCCCCGGCCTATCAGCTCCACATGTGGGGAAATGGTAGTTTGGTTTCCCATACGGTATTTGTCGGCAACTTTGATGGCCCTTATCGGTTTTCCGATGGTCAAAAAACAACCGAGCCGACCCATTCAACCAGAACCATCTCCGTTCCCCCTAAGAGGCTATGA
- the msrA gene encoding peptide-methionine (S)-S-oxide reductase MsrA, with translation MVFFGLGKGKKSEMPAPNEALPGRATAMPVPEKHYVNGNRLTPPFPAGMELALFGMGCFWGAERKFWQLEGVYSTSVGYAAGYTPNPTYQEVCSGLTGHNEVVQVVFDPKVVSYEQVLKTFWESHNPTQGMRQGNDAGTQYRSGIYVYSEAQRQLAEASKQAYQVALEAAGYGPITTEILEAPEYYYAEDYHQQYLAKNPGGYCGLGGTSVACPVGVAVEH, from the coding sequence ATGGTTTTCTTTGGTTTAGGCAAAGGCAAAAAGTCAGAGATGCCCGCTCCTAACGAGGCGCTGCCAGGTCGAGCTACAGCTATGCCCGTACCCGAAAAGCACTATGTCAACGGCAACCGCCTGACTCCTCCTTTTCCGGCTGGCATGGAGCTAGCTCTCTTTGGCATGGGTTGCTTTTGGGGTGCCGAGCGCAAGTTTTGGCAGCTAGAGGGGGTCTACTCTACCTCAGTTGGCTATGCCGCTGGCTACACCCCCAACCCCACCTATCAGGAGGTGTGCTCTGGGTTAACTGGCCACAACGAGGTGGTGCAGGTTGTATTTGACCCAAAGGTAGTCAGCTATGAGCAAGTTCTTAAAACCTTTTGGGAAAGTCACAACCCCACCCAGGGCATGCGCCAGGGTAACGACGCAGGCACTCAGTACCGCTCAGGCATCTATGTGTACTCCGAGGCCCAGCGCCAGCTAGCGGAAGCTTCTAAACAGGCGTATCAGGTCGCGCTCGAGGCTGCTGGCTATGGCCCCATTACTACTGAGATTTTGGAAGCTCCAGAGTATTACTACGCCGAGGACTACCACCAGCAGTATCTGGCTAAAAATCCGGGTGGCTATTGTGGCTTGGGAGGCACCAGTGTAGCTTGCCCAGTGGGCGTAGCAGTAGAGCACTAG
- a CDS encoding phosphonate degradation HD-domain oxygenase: MPHNLATLLDLYRQRGQAQYGGEAVSQFEHALQCATLAEQAEQSPEMIAACLFHDLGHLIHHLGDDPALRGLDDRHEQRAIPVLEQLFPAAVTLPIQLHVAAKRYLCAVDEAYWDSLSVTSKRSLELQGGVFSPAAATAFIQQPYAEQAVQLRRWDDLAKVPNQDTPDLEHFLPCLQQACQPADAP; the protein is encoded by the coding sequence ATGCCCCATAATCTCGCGACTCTGCTCGATCTCTATCGCCAACGGGGTCAAGCCCAATACGGTGGCGAAGCTGTCAGCCAGTTCGAACACGCCCTCCAGTGTGCCACCTTGGCTGAACAAGCTGAGCAATCTCCTGAGATGATTGCAGCCTGCCTGTTCCACGATCTAGGGCACCTGATCCATCACTTGGGGGATGATCCGGCACTGCGCGGCCTTGACGATCGCCATGAACAGCGAGCGATCCCCGTTTTAGAACAGCTGTTCCCAGCGGCGGTAACCCTGCCAATTCAGCTCCATGTCGCCGCCAAACGCTACCTCTGTGCCGTAGATGAAGCTTACTGGGACTCTTTATCGGTGACTTCCAAACGTAGTCTAGAGCTTCAGGGTGGTGTTTTTTCCCCAGCTGCCGCCACTGCCTTTATTCAGCAGCCCTACGCAGAACAGGCCGTACAACTGCGCCGCTGGGATGATTTGGCGAAAGTGCCTAACCAAGACACCCCAGACTTAGAGCATTTTCTACCTTGCCTACAGCAAGCCTGCCAACCGGCGGATGCGCCATGA
- the pheS gene encoding phenylalanine--tRNA ligase subunit alpha, which produces MTAAPTSLETDLMAMKEAARSAIAAAATLDELEQLRIGYLGKKGQLSKVLGGMGKLSAEERPRIGALANEVKELIQTQLDQGKSALEAARIEAQLATETLDVTMPGIFQPQGRIHPINSIIDRIVDIFVGLGYTVADGPEIETDYYNFEALNFLPDHPARDMQDTLYLPNGHLMRTHTSNTQIRYMQANEPPLRAVAIGRCYRRDTVDATHAAVFHQIEFFAVDTDITFTDLRGTIKVFLEALYGEIPVRFRPSFFPFTEPSAEVDVEWQGKWLEVLGCGMIDPNVLKSVGYDPEVYSGFAAGLGVERLAMVQHQIDDIRRLYTSDLRFLRQF; this is translated from the coding sequence ATGACCGCCGCACCCACCTCGCTCGAAACCGACCTAATGGCCATGAAGGAGGCGGCTAGGAGCGCGATCGCCGCCGCCGCCACCCTAGATGAACTAGAGCAGCTGCGCATTGGCTACCTGGGCAAAAAGGGCCAACTCTCTAAAGTGCTGGGGGGCATGGGCAAACTCTCCGCCGAAGAGCGTCCCCGCATTGGTGCGTTGGCCAACGAAGTCAAAGAACTCATTCAAACCCAGCTCGATCAGGGCAAAAGTGCCTTAGAAGCCGCTCGCATTGAGGCTCAGCTGGCCACCGAAACCTTAGATGTCACTATGCCTGGCATCTTTCAGCCCCAGGGCCGCATTCACCCCATCAACAGCATCATCGATCGCATCGTCGATATTTTTGTGGGTTTGGGCTATACCGTCGCCGATGGCCCCGAAATTGAGACTGACTACTATAACTTTGAAGCCCTTAACTTTCTGCCTGACCACCCGGCCCGCGATATGCAGGACACGCTGTACCTGCCCAACGGCCATCTGATGCGCACCCACACATCCAACACCCAAATTCGCTACATGCAGGCCAATGAGCCGCCCCTGCGGGCCGTTGCCATTGGGCGCTGCTATCGCCGCGACACGGTAGATGCCACCCACGCCGCCGTGTTTCACCAGATCGAGTTCTTTGCAGTGGATACAGACATTACCTTCACTGACCTGCGAGGCACCATCAAGGTGTTTCTAGAGGCGCTCTACGGCGAGATTCCCGTACGGTTTCGGCCCAGCTTTTTCCCGTTCACTGAGCCCTCTGCCGAGGTAGATGTAGAGTGGCAGGGCAAGTGGCTAGAGGTGCTAGGCTGCGGCATGATTGATCCCAACGTGCTGAAATCCGTCGGTTATGACCCTGAGGTTTACAGCGGCTTCGCGGCAGGGCTAGGGGTAGAGCGCCTAGCCATGGTTCAGCACCAAATCGACGACATTCGCCGCCTCTACACCAGCGACCTGCGGTTTTTGCGACAGTTCTAA
- a CDS encoding Npun_R2479 family HD domain-containing metalloprotein has product MFNATEILISDFVDKLRVGYHRTYGGQNPDYEDIIAWAGSMALENIANSDALYHNVEHTVLVALVGQEILRGKHIREGGVTCKDWMHFIISLVCHDIGYVKGVCRSDQDRNHLYATGQGDEMVMLQPGASDASLTPYHVDRGKRFIEERFGGNPVIEADAIKRNIELTRFPVPKEEDHQDTQHFPGLVRAADLIGQLSDPRYLKKIGALYYEFEETGQNKYLSYDHPGDLRANYPKFYWNVVHPYIQDGLRYLSLTQEGKQIIANLYSNVFMVENEQTVIHT; this is encoded by the coding sequence ATGTTTAACGCCACCGAAATCCTTATCAGTGACTTTGTCGACAAGCTGCGGGTGGGCTACCACCGCACCTACGGCGGCCAAAACCCCGACTATGAAGACATCATTGCCTGGGCGGGCAGCATGGCGCTCGAAAACATCGCCAACAGCGACGCGCTTTACCACAACGTTGAGCACACCGTTTTAGTTGCCCTAGTGGGACAAGAGATTTTGCGGGGCAAGCACATTCGCGAAGGCGGCGTCACCTGCAAAGACTGGATGCACTTCATCATTTCCCTCGTCTGCCATGACATTGGCTACGTAAAAGGAGTTTGCCGCAGTGACCAAGACCGCAACCACCTCTACGCCACAGGTCAGGGTGACGAAATGGTCATGCTCCAGCCCGGTGCCTCCGATGCCTCCCTTACCCCCTACCACGTCGATCGGGGCAAGCGATTCATTGAAGAACGCTTTGGCGGTAACCCAGTGATTGAGGCCGACGCCATCAAGCGCAATATTGAGCTGACCCGCTTTCCGGTACCCAAAGAAGAAGATCACCAAGATACCCAACACTTTCCTGGTCTGGTGCGGGCGGCCGACCTAATCGGCCAGCTCAGCGACCCCCGCTATCTAAAGAAAATTGGGGCGCTGTACTACGAGTTTGAGGAAACGGGTCAGAACAAGTACCTGAGCTACGATCATCCCGGCGATCTACGGGCTAACTACCCTAAGTTTTACTGGAATGTGGTGCATCCCTATATCCAGGATGGGCTGCGTTATCTGTCGCTCACCCAAGAAGGTAAGCAAATAATTGCTAACCTCTATTCAAATGTGTTTATGGTGGAGAACGAGCAAACCGTAATCCACACCTGA